From the genome of Nicotiana sylvestris chromosome 1, ASM39365v2, whole genome shotgun sequence:
GGCAATTGATGATTTGTGTTTTCATGAAAATGTTAAATTGACAGACCCAtgttcctttatatatatatatatatatatatatatatatatatatatatatatatatatatatatattctcttgaaGCAATTTTCTGTACTGTTATGTTTCAGTTTGTACTTTATGAGTTGATAAAAGATAATGAATTTCTCTTATTAATCATTGAATAAAGTATCCAACTCATGCTTAATGTTGAAGAATGTCTCAAATAAATTTGTTCTTTTAATTTTAtatgtttttggctatttttgtgcTGTGCATAATTTAATTTGGTGAAAGTATACTAAACAGTTAAAATAGTTAAATGGGGATGGGGTATTTTTTACTGAATTGGGGTGATTGATTGGTTGGGCTTCTGGATTCTTTTCATGTTTGCATATGATTATTCTGTACATATTTAGAAAAATTCATTCATGTTTCATGCTTAGGAAGGGGTCAATTTGTTTCTTGGTGTCTGACAAAAAGTAGGTTTTACAGTATGATTTTGTTGGTTGATGAGCTTTCTGCTTAGATTGTTGAATTATATTGTTGAATTCACAATTAGAACACATAAGCTAATTGACTGCATAGAGGAGTATGGTGAAGTGATATTCCTTTTTGATAAAACctaaaatagtagtaaaaatagtGTGATTTTGTATTTGTTAAGTGGAACTGTATTTTGAATCATATATGGTTGATGATTATTTTGAGTGCTTGGCTTGTTTGTCTAATGCTATTGTTGTCTGGGGGCAGAGAAAATGGATCTAATAGTATAATCCACATAAGCAGGCCCTATTATCATAACTGAATTAATCTTTTGGTGCACTTTTTGACTCTTGGCTTGATTttgcacccccccccccaaatctaTCTCGTTCTGTCTTCTTTTTCAGTAGCAGCAGTCTGTTTCAGAAATGGCAGATGATGAATATCGCTGTTTTATTGGTAACTTGTCATGGTCAACTTCTGATCGAGGATTAAAAGATGCATTTGAGAAGTTTGGAAATCTTGTTGATGCAAAGGTAAGGATGGTTTATTTTTTAGGTTTTCGAATTGGTTAATTTGTCAatgatctcttttttttttttttgcttctcttttttttcttctttattgttTTTCGAGTATTGTTGCTGGGTGGATTATTTATGCGAAGGAGTTTGCCTCATCCTTTAGACTAGGATTAGACCATTCATACCTGCAAACCTCCTTCCCTTTCAAGTGACGGTCAGGGTTTTGACCACTTTAGTGCAATCTCCCTTCTACTTATCTCTCAATGCACCTATTTTTAACCTCTTTACGTGAACAATTCAAATCTTTTGAGTAATTTTCTTATTCTTGCTCTTTGAATGCTACAACATCTGCACTTTCATTGATATTATTTTAATCCTCAGTCCTGACCTCACTCCCAACTTCTAATGAGGAATATGAAGGTAAATCAGTATCTTTTTCCCCTGGATGCGCACATACATCATCAGGGGATTCTGAAAATTCATGAAAATGTAGCTTAAGGTACTACATCAAACAAGTATTACCACCAAACTTTATCAAGGTGCATGCGAGATTAGACAAAATTGTGAATTCTTCCTGTCAAACTTCACCACAGAACCTCATTAGAAGGTTTCTTTGTGTTGTGAAGTCTATGACAAGAGTTAGAATTGCAACTGTCTACCTCcgtttcctctctttttcttatgTCATTCCcactctatttttttctttttgtggatGTTAAATTTCAATATTTCAATGCCTCTATCCTTTTTGGCTTAGGTTGTACTTGACAAGTTCTCTGGCCGATCTCGTGGATTTGGTTTTGTTACATTTGATGAAAAGAGAGCAATGGAAGATGCCATTGAAGCAATGAATGGAGTGGACTTAGATGGTCGTGATATTACTGTAGACAAAGCCCAGCCTGACAAAGGTTCAGGTAGAGATTTTGATAGTGATCGACCTCGTGACCGTGACCGAGATCGGGGTCGCGATCGCGATCGCGATCGTGGTAGCCGTGATTATGGAGGTGGACGGGGATCTGGTGGTGGTGGAGACTGCTTTAACTGTGGTAAGCCAGGACACTTTGCCAGAGAATGCCCTAGTGAAGGGGGTAGAGGTGGTCGGTATGGTGGCGGTGGCGGAGGTAGTAGAAGCAGTGGCTATGGACCCGATAGGAACGGAGATCGATATGGAAGCCGCAGCGGCAGAGATGGTGGTGGTCGTGGAGGAGGTGAACGGTTTAGCCGTGATCGTTCCGGACCATACGAACGTCGCAGTTCTGGAGGCTCTCGAGCTGGCTGATGCTTTAAGTTGTGGTAAGTTTTAGGCTATTTGATTTTCAATTATCCAATATTCAGGGTATTATTTACTTTTGATCTGATTAAATTTTGATTCTTTCTGATGCAGCTGAAGAGTTAGAAGTCCTACAAGCTGGATGCAAGTGATTTGATGTATGTCTACTTGGTGCTGTTTCCCTGGCCTGAGCCAACAAAATGGATGAATCGTTTGAGCTCATGAAACCTGGCTCTTATAAACTACTGTTCTATGTCCGTAA
Proteins encoded in this window:
- the LOC104235736 gene encoding glycine-rich RNA-binding protein-like — its product is MADDEYRCFIGNLSWSTSDRGLKDAFEKFGNLVDAKVVLDKFSGRSRGFGFVTFDEKRAMEDAIEAMNGVDLDGRDITVDKAQPDKGSGRDFDSDRPRDRDRDRGRDRDRDRGSRDYGGGRGSGGGGDCFNCGKPGHFARECPSEGGRGGRYGGGGGGSRSSGYGPDRNGDRYGSRSGRDGGGRGGGERFSRDRSGPYERRSSGGSRAG